The proteins below are encoded in one region of Paracoccus methylovorus:
- a CDS encoding NAD-dependent succinate-semialdehyde dehydrogenase, whose translation MLTDESLMRADAFVNGRWHGTAHRFAVTDPATGETVARVARLDAAQARAAVDAAQAAFAGWAALLPQERAAVLMRWHRLIVEAREDLARLMTAEQGKPLSESRGEIDYAASFVEFYSEEAKRPNIESVTSHLSTAEMELWREPLGVAALITPWNFPCAMITRKAAAALAAGCTVVVHPSAETPLSATALAELADRAGFPAGVFNVVTGDAPEIVGEWCGDARVRALSFTGSTRVGKLLYRQSAETVKRLVLELGGHAPFIVFADCDIDLAVDEAIKAKFATSGQDCLGANRFLIERPIYDEFCRRFTAAAAALTLGPGIEDRDLGPLMNEGAVKKQEEQVSDALAKGARLLTGGARDPQGPLFYRPTVLADVPPEALIFREETFGPVAAIAPFDSEDEATRIANGTEYGLVAYVHSRDPRRIYRLSRALEFGMVAVNRTKVTGAPIPFGGMKQSGLGREGSRHGLEAFTEIKYVCRDWAETRRA comes from the coding sequence ATGCTGACCGACGAATCCCTGATGCGGGCGGACGCCTTTGTGAACGGGCGCTGGCATGGGACGGCCCACCGCTTTGCCGTCACTGATCCCGCGACGGGTGAGACCGTGGCGCGGGTCGCAAGGCTTGATGCGGCGCAGGCCCGTGCGGCCGTCGATGCCGCGCAGGCCGCCTTTGCCGGCTGGGCGGCGCTCTTGCCGCAGGAACGCGCCGCCGTGCTGATGCGCTGGCATCGGCTGATCGTCGAGGCGCGCGAGGATCTGGCGCGGCTGATGACCGCCGAACAGGGCAAGCCGCTGTCGGAATCGCGCGGAGAGATCGACTATGCCGCCAGCTTTGTCGAATTCTATTCCGAAGAAGCCAAGCGTCCGAACATCGAAAGCGTGACCTCGCATCTCTCCACCGCCGAGATGGAGCTTTGGCGCGAACCGCTGGGTGTGGCCGCGCTGATCACGCCCTGGAATTTCCCCTGTGCGATGATTACCCGCAAGGCGGCGGCCGCCTTGGCTGCCGGTTGCACGGTGGTCGTGCATCCCTCGGCCGAGACCCCGCTTTCGGCAACGGCGCTGGCCGAACTGGCCGATCGTGCGGGGTTCCCGGCCGGGGTCTTCAACGTGGTGACGGGCGACGCGCCCGAGATCGTCGGCGAATGGTGCGGCGATGCGCGCGTGCGGGCGCTCAGCTTCACCGGCTCGACGCGGGTGGGCAAGCTTTTGTATCGCCAAAGCGCCGAGACCGTGAAGCGGCTGGTGCTGGAACTGGGCGGCCATGCCCCCTTCATCGTCTTTGCCGATTGCGACATCGACCTGGCGGTGGACGAGGCGATCAAGGCGAAATTCGCCACCTCGGGGCAGGACTGTCTGGGCGCCAACCGGTTTCTGATCGAACGGCCGATCTATGACGAATTCTGCCGCCGCTTTACTGCCGCCGCCGCCGCCCTGACGCTGGGACCGGGGATCGAGGACCGCGACCTTGGCCCGCTGATGAACGAGGGCGCGGTCAAGAAGCAAGAGGAACAGGTCTCAGACGCGCTGGCCAAGGGTGCACGCCTGCTGACCGGGGGGGCGCGCGACCCGCAGGGGCCGCTGTTTTACCGGCCGACCGTGCTGGCCGACGTGCCGCCCGAGGCGCTGATCTTTCGCGAAGAAACATTTGGTCCCGTCGCCGCCATCGCACCTTTCGACAGCGAAGACGAGGCGACGCGGATCGCCAACGGCACCGAATACGGCCTTGTCGCCTATGTCCACAGCCGCGATCCGCGCCGCATCTATCGCCTGTCGCGCGCACTGGAATTCGGCATGGTCGCCGTGAACCGCACCAAGGTCACCGGCGCGCCGATCCCCTTTGGCGGCATGAAGCAATCCGGCCTTGGCCGCGAGGGCAGCCGCCACGGCCTCGAGGCCTTTACCGAGATAAAATACGTCTGCCGCGACTGGGCAGAAACAAGGAGAGCGTGA